One region of Thermus albus genomic DNA includes:
- the purL gene encoding phosphoribosylformylglycinamidine synthase subunit PurL has product METLAQEIGIPESEYREMVKRLGREPNQVELFLFKVMWSEHCAYKNSRPLLKQLPKEGEAVLQGPGENAGVVRIGEGWAVAFKIESHNHPSAVEPFQGAATGVGGIIRDILSMGARPIALLDSLRFGPPEDPRSRYLLKGVVSGIAHYGNAIGVPTVGGDLYFHEGYRENPLVNAMCLGLLREEHLRRSQASLGRPIYYAGAKTGRDGIGGAAFASRELAEDKEEDRPAVQVGDPFLGKLLMEATLEAIEKDLVEGVQDMGAAGLTSSLSELAHKSDLGVELDLDRVPTRERDMGPIELLLSESQERMVLVPKEGKEKELEEVFRKWGLDCVPVARTIPERVFRVLYRGEVVAEVPTEAMAEAPTYVRIGREDPEIQRLRETPLPPLTADPQEVLPRLLASPNLASREAVYERYDHQVGTRTALVPGKGDAAVLWIKGTHLAVAAKVDQNPRYSRLHPRLGAMHALAEACRNVSVVGARPLAYTDGLNLGSPETPEGYHELQETIAGLREASEALGVPVVSGNVSLYNESGGRRIPPTAMVGVVGVLDVRRRAEMGFRRPGEVIVLLGEEGGEFGGSEVLYLLAGLEAGHPPQLDLEQERRTQEAIRELIALGLTRTAHDLAEGGFLVALAEMTFPYGLGATVEVRTPGLKALFGEAPSRILFTVAKEHLKEATFRLEELGLPYRVLGETGGQTLTVLTPEGVLEWRVQDLVEAWKKPLREVLDG; this is encoded by the coding sequence ATGGAGACCCTGGCCCAGGAAATCGGCATCCCGGAAAGCGAGTACCGGGAAATGGTGAAGCGGCTTGGGCGGGAGCCCAACCAGGTGGAGCTCTTCCTCTTCAAGGTGATGTGGAGCGAGCACTGCGCCTACAAGAACTCCCGGCCCCTCCTGAAGCAGCTTCCCAAGGAGGGGGAGGCGGTTCTCCAAGGCCCCGGGGAAAACGCGGGCGTGGTGCGCATCGGCGAAGGTTGGGCGGTGGCCTTCAAGATAGAAAGCCATAACCACCCCTCGGCGGTGGAGCCCTTCCAAGGAGCTGCCACCGGGGTGGGGGGGATCATCCGGGACATCCTGAGCATGGGAGCCCGGCCCATCGCCCTTTTGGACTCCTTGCGCTTTGGTCCCCCGGAGGATCCCCGTAGCCGCTACCTCCTCAAAGGGGTGGTTTCCGGCATCGCCCACTATGGCAACGCCATCGGGGTGCCCACGGTGGGCGGGGACCTCTACTTCCACGAGGGCTACCGGGAAAACCCCCTGGTGAACGCCATGTGCCTGGGGCTTCTCCGGGAGGAGCACCTTAGGCGGAGCCAGGCCTCCCTGGGCCGGCCCATTTACTATGCGGGGGCCAAGACGGGAAGGGACGGGATCGGGGGGGCCGCCTTCGCCAGCCGGGAGCTGGCCGAGGACAAGGAGGAGGACCGGCCGGCGGTCCAGGTGGGGGACCCCTTTTTGGGGAAGCTTCTCATGGAGGCCACCCTCGAGGCCATAGAGAAGGACCTGGTGGAAGGCGTCCAGGACATGGGGGCCGCAGGGCTCACCAGCAGCCTCTCGGAGCTGGCCCACAAGTCGGACCTGGGGGTGGAGCTGGACCTGGACCGCGTCCCCACCCGGGAAAGGGATATGGGGCCCATAGAACTCCTCCTCTCCGAAAGCCAGGAGCGCATGGTCCTGGTGCCCAAGGAGGGCAAGGAAAAGGAGTTGGAGGAAGTCTTCCGGAAGTGGGGCCTGGACTGCGTGCCCGTGGCCCGGACCATCCCGGAAAGGGTCTTCCGCGTCCTCTACCGGGGCGAGGTGGTGGCCGAGGTCCCCACCGAGGCCATGGCCGAGGCCCCCACCTACGTGCGCATAGGAAGGGAGGACCCGGAGATCCAAAGGCTCCGGGAAACGCCCCTTCCCCCCCTGACCGCCGATCCCCAGGAGGTCCTCCCCCGGCTCCTCGCCTCCCCCAACCTGGCGAGCCGGGAGGCGGTCTACGAGCGCTACGACCACCAGGTGGGAACCCGCACCGCCCTGGTACCGGGCAAGGGGGATGCGGCGGTCCTGTGGATTAAGGGCACCCACCTGGCCGTGGCCGCCAAGGTGGACCAGAACCCCCGCTATAGCCGCCTCCATCCCCGGCTTGGGGCCATGCACGCCCTGGCCGAGGCCTGCCGCAACGTGAGCGTGGTGGGGGCAAGGCCTTTGGCCTACACCGATGGCCTCAACCTGGGAAGCCCGGAAACCCCAGAAGGGTACCACGAGCTTCAGGAAACCATCGCCGGCCTCCGAGAGGCCAGCGAGGCCCTGGGGGTGCCGGTGGTTTCCGGGAACGTCTCCCTCTACAACGAGAGCGGGGGCCGGCGCATCCCCCCCACGGCCATGGTGGGGGTGGTGGGGGTCTTGGACGTGAGGAGGCGGGCGGAGATGGGCTTCCGCCGCCCCGGAGAGGTGATCGTCCTCCTGGGGGAGGAAGGGGGAGAGTTTGGGGGAAGCGAGGTCTTGTACCTGCTTGCGGGCCTCGAGGCCGGCCACCCACCCCAGTTGGACCTGGAACAGGAAAGGCGCACCCAGGAGGCCATCCGGGAGCTCATCGCCCTGGGCCTCACCCGTACCGCCCACGACCTTGCGGAAGGGGGGTTTTTGGTGGCCCTGGCAGAGATGACCTTCCCCTATGGCCTGGGGGCCACGGTGGAGGTGCGCACCCCCGGCCTAAAGGCCCTCTTTGGAGAAGCCCCAAGCCGCATCCTCTTCACCGTGGCCAAGGAACACCTGAAGGAGGCCACCTTCCGCCTGGAGGAGCTGGGCCTCCCCTATCGGGTGCTGGGGGAAACCGGGGGGCAGACCCTCACGGTCCTCACCCCGGAAGGGGTGCTAGAGTGGAGGGTGCAGGACCTGGTGGAGGCCTGGAAGAAGCCCCTCAGGGAGGTCTTGGATGGATAA
- a CDS encoding HAD family hydrolase: MKPKAITFDFWGTLFTEGKAFLEKVMPARYEILLDALSEAGHPAEEHEVREAYRQAAIAFEEAWKAGEHMSVYDRVARIFALLGAPHDPGLIAITARKLEESSLLVDLEPLPGLEVLKELARRYPLALVSDTGLTPGRLIREHLRRQGLDVFQAYSFSDETGYVKPRPEAFKVALEALGVAPEEALHVGDLPQTDIKGAFATGYPWAVQYVGLREVNGEVKPTAKVKSHRELLPLLQ; encoded by the coding sequence ATGAAACCCAAGGCCATCACCTTTGACTTCTGGGGCACCCTCTTCACCGAGGGAAAGGCGTTTTTGGAAAAGGTCATGCCCGCCCGGTATGAGATCCTTCTGGACGCTCTTTCCGAGGCTGGGCATCCGGCGGAGGAGCACGAGGTGCGGGAGGCCTACCGGCAGGCGGCCATCGCCTTTGAGGAGGCGTGGAAGGCCGGGGAGCACATGTCCGTATACGACCGGGTGGCCCGCATCTTCGCCCTCCTTGGGGCCCCCCACGACCCCGGGCTCATCGCCATAACTGCCAGAAAACTGGAGGAAAGCTCCCTTTTGGTGGACCTGGAGCCCCTTCCGGGACTAGAGGTCTTGAAGGAACTGGCCCGCAGGTACCCCCTGGCCTTGGTTTCCGACACCGGCCTCACCCCGGGCCGCCTTATCCGGGAGCACCTAAGGCGGCAGGGGCTGGACGTCTTCCAGGCCTACAGCTTCTCCGACGAAACCGGGTACGTAAAGCCCCGGCCTGAAGCTTTTAAGGTGGCCCTCGAGGCCCTGGGGGTGGCCCCGGAAGAGGCCCTGCACGTGGGGGATCTGCCCCAGACGGACATCAAAGGGGCCTTCGCCACCGGCTACCCCTGGGCGGTCCAGTACGTGGGCTTAAGGGAGGTGAATGGGGAGGTCAAGCCCACCGCCAAGGTGAAAAGCCACCGGGAGCTCCTTCCCCTTCTCCAGTGA
- the purQ gene encoding phosphoribosylformylglycinamidine synthase subunit PurQ, which yields MRWAIVRFPGSNCDEDARFALEKAGIKAEYVWHTERSLKGFDGVFLPGGFSYGDYLRAGALAAKSPVMEEVKRFAREGRWVLGVCNGFQVLTEAGILPGALLANLNLHFTCKEVGVRVERTDLPFTRLYQKGQVLRLPIAHAEGRYYADEETLARLEGEGLVVFRYAPLAGEKDYNPNGSLHDIAGIVNERGNVLGMMPHPERAVDEVLGGTDGLPLFLGLLEEVTA from the coding sequence ATGAGGTGGGCCATCGTCCGCTTTCCCGGCTCCAACTGCGACGAGGACGCCCGCTTCGCCTTGGAGAAGGCGGGCATAAAGGCGGAATACGTCTGGCACACGGAAAGAAGCCTTAAGGGCTTTGACGGGGTCTTCCTGCCGGGAGGCTTCAGCTACGGGGACTACCTGAGGGCCGGGGCCCTGGCGGCCAAGAGCCCAGTAATGGAGGAGGTTAAGCGCTTTGCCCGGGAGGGCCGCTGGGTGCTCGGGGTCTGCAACGGCTTCCAGGTGCTCACCGAGGCCGGGATCCTCCCCGGGGCCCTCCTGGCCAACCTGAACCTGCACTTCACCTGCAAGGAGGTGGGGGTGCGGGTGGAGCGCACGGACCTCCCCTTTACCCGCCTCTACCAGAAGGGGCAGGTGCTTAGGCTTCCCATCGCCCACGCCGAGGGCCGCTACTACGCCGACGAGGAAACCCTAGCCCGACTGGAAGGGGAAGGCTTGGTGGTCTTCCGGTACGCCCCCTTGGCAGGGGAAAAGGACTATAACCCCAACGGAAGCCTCCACGACATCGCCGGCATCGTGAACGAAAGGGGCAACGTCCTGGGGATGATGCCCCACCCCGAGCGGGCGGTGGATGAGGTTTTGGGCGGTACGGATGGGCTCCCCTTGTTCTTAGGTCTTTTAGAGGAGGTAACGGCATGA
- the purS gene encoding phosphoribosylformylglycinamidine synthase subunit PurS — protein sequence MPRYQATLLIELKDGILDPQGRAVEGVLKDLGHPVESVRVGKVLEVIFPAETLLEAEERAKAMGRLLANPVMEVFTLEALKELP from the coding sequence ATGCCCAGGTACCAGGCTACTTTGCTCATTGAGCTGAAAGACGGCATCCTGGACCCGCAGGGCCGGGCGGTGGAAGGGGTCTTGAAGGACCTAGGCCATCCGGTGGAGTCGGTGCGGGTGGGGAAGGTCCTCGAGGTCATCTTCCCCGCGGAAACCCTCCTGGAGGCGGAGGAAAGGGCTAAGGCCATGGGAAGACTCCTCGCCAACCCGGTGATGGAGGTCTTCACCCTGGAGGCGCTAAAGGAACTCCCATGA
- the purC gene encoding phosphoribosylaminoimidazolesuccinocarboxamide synthase, whose product MEKLYEGKAKILYPEGPDTLRVYFKDEATAFNAQKRGIIPGKGVVNNKVSAALFRYLEAHGVKTHFLEELSDREMRVLRVEILPLEVILRFRAAGSFAKRYGVREGTPLKAPLVEFSLKSDPLGDPLICPEAILALGLATEEELSQIRATTLQVGALLREFFAQRGLELIDFKLEFGKRDGEILLADEISPDTMRLWDQKTGEPMDKDRFRKDLGGVEEAYQEVLRRVLEV is encoded by the coding sequence ATGGAAAAGCTATACGAGGGGAAGGCAAAAATCCTCTACCCCGAAGGGCCAGACACCCTTCGGGTCTACTTCAAGGACGAGGCCACGGCCTTTAACGCCCAAAAGCGGGGGATCATACCGGGAAAAGGGGTGGTGAACAACAAGGTTTCGGCGGCCCTTTTCCGCTACCTGGAGGCCCATGGGGTAAAGACCCACTTCCTGGAGGAACTTTCCGACCGGGAGATGCGGGTCTTAAGGGTGGAGATCCTTCCCTTAGAGGTCATCCTCCGCTTCCGGGCAGCGGGGAGCTTCGCCAAGCGCTATGGGGTAAGGGAAGGCACCCCCTTGAAGGCCCCCCTGGTGGAGTTCTCCTTAAAGAGCGACCCCTTGGGCGACCCCTTGATCTGCCCCGAGGCCATCCTGGCCCTGGGCCTGGCCACGGAGGAGGAGCTCTCCCAAATAAGGGCCACCACCCTCCAGGTGGGAGCGCTCCTACGGGAGTTCTTCGCCCAAAGGGGCCTAGAGCTCATTGACTTCAAGCTGGAGTTTGGCAAAAGGGATGGGGAGATCCTTCTGGCCGACGAGATCTCCCCCGACACCATGCGCCTATGGGACCAGAAGACAGGGGAGCCCATGGACAAGGACCGCTTCCGCAAGGACCTGGGCGGTGTAGAGGAGGCCTACCAGGAGGTCCTTAGGCGGGTTCTAGAGGTGTAG
- the purB gene encoding adenylosuccinate lyase yields the protein MVPRYQTPEMAELWSEENRYRMWALVEAYALEAWEALGQVPKGLAQRLLHRLEERPLDARFAQRVAELEAVTRHDLVAFTRALVEWTGDEEVGRYLHLGLTSSDIVDTAQNALLVKALDLVLEELAGVQEELKRLALQYKHTPAIARTHGVHAEPTSFGLRFLSFYAAFQRDERRLREAQKAIGVAMLSGSVGNYAHVPPEVEAHVARRLGLIPEPLSTQVVPRDRHAEAMAALAILGANLERVAVELRHLQRTEVLEAQEPFREGQTGSSSMPHKKNPVGLENLTGMARLLRGYLGPALENIALWHERDISHSSVERVILPDATTAGHYALRRLRGILKGLVVFEENLKRNLDLTRGLVYSQQVLNALIAEGLPRDKAYAIVQRNALRSWEEGQSFAELLEKDPDNPLEGERLRALFDPAPFLKHVDAIYARFGL from the coding sequence ATGGTCCCCCGTTACCAGACCCCCGAGATGGCCGAGCTTTGGTCGGAGGAAAACCGCTACCGCATGTGGGCCCTGGTGGAGGCCTATGCCCTCGAGGCCTGGGAGGCCCTGGGCCAGGTGCCCAAGGGCCTTGCCCAAAGGCTTTTGCACCGCCTGGAGGAGCGTCCTCTGGACGCCCGCTTCGCCCAGAGGGTGGCGGAGCTGGAGGCGGTGACCCGCCACGACCTGGTGGCCTTCACCCGGGCCCTGGTGGAGTGGACCGGGGACGAGGAGGTGGGGCGCTACCTGCACCTGGGCCTTACCAGCTCGGACATCGTGGACACGGCGCAAAACGCCCTTCTGGTGAAGGCCTTGGACCTGGTCCTTGAGGAGCTAGCCGGGGTGCAGGAGGAGCTCAAGCGGCTAGCCCTCCAGTACAAGCACACCCCGGCCATCGCCCGCACCCATGGGGTCCATGCCGAGCCCACCAGCTTCGGCCTCCGCTTCCTCAGCTTCTATGCCGCCTTCCAACGGGATGAGAGGCGGCTTAGGGAGGCCCAGAAGGCCATAGGGGTGGCCATGCTTTCGGGCTCGGTGGGCAACTACGCCCACGTGCCCCCGGAGGTGGAGGCCCATGTGGCCCGGCGGCTTGGCCTCATCCCCGAACCCCTCTCCACCCAGGTGGTGCCCCGGGACCGGCACGCCGAAGCCATGGCCGCCTTGGCCATCCTGGGGGCGAACCTGGAGCGGGTAGCGGTGGAGCTAAGGCACCTGCAGCGCACGGAGGTCCTCGAGGCCCAAGAGCCCTTCCGGGAAGGCCAGACGGGAAGCTCCAGCATGCCCCACAAGAAAAACCCCGTGGGCCTGGAAAACCTGACCGGGATGGCCAGGCTCCTGAGGGGGTATCTGGGCCCGGCCCTGGAAAACATCGCCCTGTGGCACGAGCGGGACATCTCCCACTCCTCGGTGGAGCGGGTGATCCTCCCCGACGCCACCACCGCCGGCCATTACGCCCTAAGGCGGCTTCGGGGAATCCTGAAGGGCCTGGTGGTCTTTGAGGAAAACCTGAAAAGGAACCTGGACCTCACCCGGGGCCTGGTCTACTCCCAGCAGGTGCTAAACGCCCTCATCGCGGAGGGCCTCCCTCGGGACAAGGCCTACGCCATCGTGCAGCGCAACGCCTTAAGGAGCTGGGAGGAGGGCCAAAGCTTCGCCGAGCTTTTGGAAAAGGACCCGGACAATCCCCTCGAGGGGGAAAGGCTAAGGGCCCTTTTTGACCCGGCCCCCTTCCTCAAGCACGTGGACGCCATCTACGCCCGCTTTGGGCTCTAA
- a CDS encoding HAD family hydrolase, translating to MVRAILFDVGNTLILASPRFWLLPFLEERGLKPRKDPKGAALAAFRFYEERHLEARDLETALGLWREFHRRLFTGMGLEEHAEALSRELVENWKDPRFWPLTPGAKETLQALRERGYALAVVSNWDATLPEILEVVGLRPYFQHLSVSALSGVAKPDPRLFQEALSALGVRPEEALHVGDSEADVAGAKGAGIRPLLFDPLGENPQALPRLERVLDYLP from the coding sequence ATGGTCCGGGCGATTCTCTTTGACGTGGGCAACACCCTGATCCTGGCAAGCCCCCGCTTTTGGCTCCTGCCCTTCCTGGAAGAAAGGGGGCTAAAGCCCAGGAAGGACCCCAAGGGGGCGGCCTTGGCGGCTTTTCGCTTTTACGAGGAACGCCATCTTGAGGCCCGGGACCTGGAGACCGCCTTGGGGCTTTGGCGGGAGTTCCACCGCAGGCTCTTTACAGGGATGGGCCTCGAGGAGCACGCGGAGGCCCTGAGCCGGGAGCTGGTGGAAAACTGGAAAGATCCCCGTTTTTGGCCCCTAACCCCGGGGGCTAAGGAAACATTGCAAGCGCTACGGGAGCGGGGTTATGCCCTGGCGGTGGTCTCCAACTGGGATGCCACCTTGCCAGAAATCCTGGAGGTGGTGGGCCTAAGGCCCTACTTTCAGCACCTTTCCGTAAGCGCCCTCTCCGGGGTGGCCAAGCCCGATCCCAGGCTCTTCCAGGAAGCCCTTTCGGCCCTGGGGGTTAGGCCGGAGGAAGCCCTGCACGTGGGGGATTCGGAGGCGGATGTGGCCGGGGCCAAGGGGGCTGGGATCCGGCCCCTTCTCTTTGATCCCTTGGGGGAGAACCCCCAGGCCCTCCCTAGGCTGGAAAGGGTGCTAGACTACCTGCCATGA
- a CDS encoding carboxymuconolactone decarboxylase family protein has translation MSVRRAIWGKKQEAIERALKEVDEDLFRYIRDFAYEEVLARPGLDLKTRELLAITALIALGSPKELATHLEGALRVGAKEEEVREAILQAAIFLGFPQALAAMKLFHKVLKGRGFAHPGEG, from the coding sequence ATGAGCGTGCGGCGGGCCATCTGGGGGAAGAAACAGGAGGCCATTGAAAGGGCTCTTAAGGAGGTGGACGAGGACCTTTTCCGCTATATCCGCGACTTTGCCTATGAGGAGGTCCTGGCCCGGCCGGGGTTGGACCTCAAGACCCGGGAGCTTCTCGCCATCACCGCCCTCATCGCCTTGGGTAGCCCCAAGGAGCTGGCCACCCATCTGGAGGGGGCCTTGCGGGTGGGGGCCAAGGAGGAGGAGGTGCGGGAGGCCATCCTGCAGGCCGCCATTTTCCTGGGGTTCCCCCAGGCCCTAGCGGCCATGAAGCTTTTCCATAAGGTGCTGAAGGGCCGTGGTTTTGCTCACCCGGGGGAAGGATAA
- a CDS encoding uroporphyrinogen-III synthase has translation MVLLTRGKDKALLERLRALGVEAAEVALLEQVDLPGLMELPGRLLGADWVAVTSKEGARRLLWAWERVGKPPLKVAAVGEGTGEVLRQGELVPAYISPRATARDLALGFPQAERVLFVAGDLAGEDLEEGLRARGVEVERLEVYATRERELSPKERALLQGAQVVAFFSPSGVRAYARWTEKRPKAACIGPSTAEEAIRLGFPVWEAEEPGLEGLFQAILRALP, from the coding sequence GTGGTTTTGCTCACCCGGGGGAAGGATAAGGCGCTTTTGGAAAGGCTCCGCGCCTTGGGGGTGGAGGCGGCGGAGGTGGCCCTTTTGGAACAGGTGGACCTGCCGGGTCTTATGGAACTTCCGGGGAGGCTTCTTGGGGCGGACTGGGTGGCCGTTACTTCCAAGGAGGGGGCCAGAAGGCTTCTTTGGGCTTGGGAAAGGGTGGGAAAACCTCCCTTAAAGGTGGCGGCAGTGGGAGAGGGAACAGGGGAGGTCTTGCGGCAAGGTGAGCTTGTCCCGGCCTACATCTCCCCCAGGGCCACGGCCCGGGACCTGGCCCTGGGCTTCCCCCAGGCGGAAAGGGTGCTTTTTGTGGCCGGGGACCTGGCGGGAGAGGACCTCGAGGAGGGCCTGAGGGCCCGGGGGGTGGAGGTGGAAAGGCTGGAGGTTTACGCCACCCGGGAACGGGAGCTTTCCCCAAAGGAGAGGGCCCTTTTGCAGGGGGCCCAGGTGGTGGCCTTCTTTAGCCCAAGCGGCGTCCGGGCTTACGCCCGTTGGACGGAGAAGCGGCCCAAGGCGGCCTGCATCGGTCCCAGCACGGCTGAGGAGGCCATAAGGCTTGGCTTTCCCGTATGGGAGGCGGAGGAACCGGGCCTCGAGGGGCTCTTCCAGGCCATCCTGCGGGCGCTCCCATAG
- the hemA gene encoding glutamyl-tRNA reductase → MALPLYLVGLSHKTAPLEVRERAALDPVVALPAALATLGKAVVLSTCNRTEIYGVGSTQEAKALLFSRGVEPQHLYQKEGMEALRHLFRVAAGLDSLVMGEAQILGQVREALFLARKYGATESFLEKAFQSAIALGKRARSETAIGAGAVSVAYAALDLALAVYGDLTGLTVAVLGAGEMAELFLTHLKAQGVGRVLVVNRTVERAKALAERFGGQAFGLEALPQVLRQADLVVASAAAPHYLVHPDDLPRRSKPLFLIDIALPRNIDPRVGRLSQAYLYNLDDLKRVVEKNLKARQGEVPKVEALIEKALGEYLEWYAGHRVREAIRALEGLVYREVVRELPGADPLTWHKEAGRRAHPWILAVKARTQEFLQGPPCPRECPLLAFRPPRL, encoded by the coding sequence ATGGCCCTGCCCCTTTACCTGGTGGGCCTTTCCCACAAGACCGCTCCCCTGGAGGTGCGGGAGCGGGCGGCCTTGGACCCCGTGGTGGCCTTGCCTGCGGCCCTTGCCACCCTGGGCAAGGCGGTGGTGCTTTCCACCTGTAACCGCACGGAGATCTACGGAGTGGGTAGCACCCAGGAGGCCAAGGCCCTTCTTTTCTCCCGGGGCGTGGAACCCCAGCACCTCTATCAGAAGGAAGGGATGGAGGCCCTGCGGCACCTCTTCCGGGTGGCAGCAGGCTTGGATTCCCTGGTGATGGGGGAGGCCCAGATCCTAGGCCAGGTGCGGGAGGCCCTGTTCCTGGCCCGCAAATATGGGGCCACGGAAAGCTTCTTGGAGAAGGCCTTCCAGTCGGCCATCGCCCTGGGCAAAAGGGCCCGGAGCGAGACCGCCATTGGGGCCGGGGCGGTGAGCGTGGCCTATGCCGCCTTGGACCTGGCCTTGGCGGTCTATGGGGACCTTACCGGCTTGACCGTGGCGGTTTTGGGCGCGGGGGAGATGGCGGAGCTCTTCCTCACCCACCTGAAGGCCCAAGGGGTGGGGAGGGTCTTGGTGGTGAACCGCACGGTGGAAAGGGCCAAGGCTTTGGCGGAGCGGTTTGGTGGCCAGGCCTTTGGCCTGGAGGCCCTGCCCCAGGTCCTGCGCCAGGCGGATCTGGTGGTGGCCTCGGCGGCTGCTCCCCATTACCTGGTGCACCCGGATGACCTCCCCAGGAGGTCCAAGCCCCTTTTCCTCATTGACATCGCCCTACCCCGGAACATCGATCCGCGGGTGGGGCGCCTTTCCCAGGCCTACCTCTACAACCTGGACGACCTGAAGCGGGTGGTGGAGAAGAACCTAAAGGCCCGCCAAGGAGAGGTGCCCAAGGTGGAGGCCCTCATTGAGAAGGCCTTGGGGGAGTACCTGGAGTGGTACGCCGGCCACCGGGTACGGGAAGCTATCCGGGCCCTGGAGGGCCTGGTTTATAGGGAGGTGGTGCGGGAACTTCCCGGGGCGGATCCCCTCACCTGGCACAAGGAGGCGGGGCGCAGGGCCCACCCTTGGATCCTGGCGGTGAAGGCGCGGACCCAGGAGTTCCTGCAGGGCCCTCCATGCCCCAGGGAGTGTCCCCTCCTGGCCTTCCGTCCCCCACGGCTATGA
- the ccsA gene encoding cytochrome c biogenesis protein CcsA, translating into MTGASLLALVGVLLLAVGLFWPRGLSLGAFLYLGAALADALAKGFFSGPAQPALVLGGLLALRGESLLLRPRLTPLRRYLVLLAMLLGLFALKALPHPGGSLPPLLTLVHAGAFLVAYLALAVGVGAGVMCALQDLRLRSVPEKALLSPPLWSLKRLEQGYLRVGYLATTLGLTSGMAWAWGYFGSPLALDPKEISVLLGWFGLTLYFLLEERLRGYVRMALLLSAYALLLFAFIGAPFLGSRHPSGLGF; encoded by the coding sequence ATGACCGGTGCTTCCCTTTTGGCCTTGGTGGGGGTCCTCCTCTTGGCCGTGGGTTTGTTCTGGCCTCGAGGGCTTTCCCTGGGGGCCTTCCTTTACCTGGGAGCTGCTTTGGCCGATGCCCTGGCCAAGGGGTTTTTCTCCGGGCCAGCCCAGCCCGCCCTGGTCCTGGGGGGGCTTTTGGCCTTACGTGGGGAAAGCCTCCTCCTTAGACCCCGGCTAACCCCTTTGCGCCGCTATCTGGTCCTCCTGGCCATGCTTTTGGGCCTCTTTGCCCTCAAGGCCTTGCCCCATCCGGGTGGGAGTCTGCCTCCCCTTCTTACCTTGGTGCATGCCGGGGCTTTCCTGGTAGCCTACCTGGCCCTGGCGGTGGGGGTTGGGGCGGGGGTGATGTGCGCTTTGCAGGACCTGCGTTTGCGGTCGGTGCCGGAAAAGGCCTTGCTCTCCCCTCCCCTTTGGAGCCTGAAGCGGCTGGAGCAGGGGTACTTGCGGGTGGGGTATCTGGCCACCACCTTGGGCTTGACCAGCGGCATGGCCTGGGCCTGGGGTTATTTCGGCAGTCCCTTGGCCTTGGATCCCAAGGAGATCTCTGTGCTGTTGGGTTGGTTTGGCCTTACCCTGTACTTTTTGCTGGAGGAAAGGCTCCGGGGCTATGTGCGCATGGCCCTCCTCCTTTCGGCCTATGCCCTTTTGCTCTTTGCCTTTATAGGCGCCCCCTTCCTGGGCTCCCGCCATCCCTCGGGGCTAGGTTTCTAA
- a CDS encoding SHOCT-like domain-containing protein: MEEKRRILEMVRSGEIGVEEALALLEALEEPRAKAQVAAKLLRVRIQAEDKGKPVRVHVNLPLALAELLEKFLPEEAKLTLEGRGVNLKDLLALVREGVPEGKLVEIEAEEEGKPVQVLVEVV, encoded by the coding sequence ATGGAAGAGAAGCGGCGGATTCTAGAGATGGTGCGCTCGGGGGAGATTGGGGTGGAGGAGGCCTTGGCCCTCCTCGAGGCCCTTGAAGAACCCAGGGCCAAAGCCCAGGTTGCGGCCAAGCTCCTCAGGGTGAGGATCCAGGCCGAGGACAAGGGTAAACCCGTGCGGGTCCATGTAAACCTGCCTTTAGCCTTGGCGGAGCTTTTGGAGAAGTTCCTTCCCGAAGAGGCCAAGCTTACCCTGGAAGGCCGGGGGGTAAACCTGAAGGACCTCTTGGCCTTGGTGCGGGAGGGGGTGCCTGAGGGGAAGTTGGTGGAGATTGAGGCGGAGGAGGAGGGCAAGCCTGTACAGGTGCTGGTTGAGGTGGTGTGA
- a CDS encoding DUF2089 domain-containing protein codes for MVMKPMPVRCPACEAPLAARVLYCPSCGTEVHGRFQPNEFALLPKEHLDFLRLFVKTRGNLKEVERILGVSYPTVRARLDALLKVLGYEAEEAGEDRLEVLEALRRGEISVEEAVVRLREGRS; via the coding sequence ATGGTGATGAAGCCCATGCCCGTGCGCTGCCCAGCCTGCGAGGCGCCTTTGGCGGCAAGAGTCCTTTACTGCCCTTCCTGCGGCACCGAGGTGCACGGCCGCTTCCAGCCCAATGAGTTCGCCCTCTTGCCCAAGGAGCACCTGGATTTCCTTCGGCTTTTCGTGAAGACCCGGGGGAACCTGAAGGAGGTGGAAAGGATCCTGGGGGTTTCCTACCCCACGGTGCGCGCTCGGTTGGATGCCCTTCTAAAGGTCTTGGGGTATGAGGCCGAGGAAGCGGGGGAGGATAGGCTTGAGGTTTTGGAGGCCTTGCGCCGGGGGGAGATCAGCGTGGAGGAGGCGGTGGTGCGGCTGAGGGAAGGGAGAAGCTGA